One window of Novosphingobium sp. 9U genomic DNA carries:
- a CDS encoding carboxylesterase/lipase family protein, which produces MTRETEVTIPAGTLRGSAAGGIRTFLGVPYAAPPVGERRFAVPQPAPAWDGVREATTSGPNAPQRVREMPGLELHPLVGHGWVPGDDYLTLNVWAPENASECPVMVFIHGGAFLLGSKDASVSDGTAFARDGIVCVAINYRMGVDGFLPIPGVPTNLGLRDQIAALTWVRDTIAAFGGDPGNVTVFGESAGAMSIGDLVTAPRAQGLFRRAIIQSGHGAMTRDVGIARKLVTKLASLLGISPTRDGFAAVTPEATFDAIEKVSAPTARIDLRDPTGREPVFGISRFVPVHGDDVLPLAPLEALKQGAGAQIDVLIGSNAEEMNLYLVPTGARAKVGRLLAWLALRKSQPRAWRVLKAYGMGQRGVSPGVALNRAMNDLVFRWPARRFAEEHRGRTHMYEFDWRSPRFDGELGAAHGMELPFVFDTLETTAVPEGLTGTMPPQDLADRIHAIWVRYATDGTLSWPEFTREQRNVFQLAADRTIHEPPMPAAPFLP; this is translated from the coding sequence ATGACACGCGAAACCGAAGTCACAATCCCGGCGGGCACTCTGCGTGGGTCCGCGGCTGGTGGGATCAGGACCTTCCTGGGGGTGCCCTATGCAGCGCCCCCGGTCGGGGAACGACGGTTCGCAGTACCGCAGCCGGCACCAGCCTGGGACGGCGTGCGCGAGGCAACCACGTCCGGCCCGAACGCTCCGCAACGGGTACGGGAGATGCCAGGGCTGGAACTGCATCCGCTCGTCGGTCATGGCTGGGTTCCGGGCGACGATTACCTGACGCTCAATGTCTGGGCGCCGGAGAATGCCAGCGAGTGCCCGGTCATGGTGTTCATCCATGGTGGCGCTTTCCTGCTGGGCAGCAAGGACGCTTCGGTCAGTGACGGCACAGCCTTCGCGCGTGACGGGATCGTCTGCGTGGCAATCAACTACCGCATGGGCGTCGATGGGTTCCTGCCCATCCCCGGCGTGCCGACCAACCTGGGCCTGCGTGATCAGATTGCCGCGCTGACCTGGGTGCGCGACACCATCGCGGCATTCGGAGGCGACCCGGGCAATGTGACCGTGTTCGGCGAATCTGCCGGTGCCATGTCGATCGGCGATCTCGTCACCGCGCCGCGGGCGCAGGGGCTGTTCCGGCGCGCGATCATCCAGAGCGGCCATGGCGCGATGACCCGCGATGTCGGGATCGCGCGCAAGCTGGTGACCAAGCTCGCCTCGCTGCTCGGGATCTCGCCCACTCGCGACGGCTTTGCCGCGGTGACGCCCGAAGCCACCTTCGACGCCATCGAGAAGGTGAGCGCGCCCACCGCTCGCATCGACCTTCGCGACCCGACGGGACGCGAGCCCGTGTTCGGCATCAGCCGCTTCGTGCCGGTGCACGGCGACGACGTCCTGCCGCTCGCGCCGCTTGAAGCGCTGAAGCAAGGCGCCGGCGCCCAGATCGACGTGCTGATCGGCAGCAATGCCGAGGAGATGAACCTCTACCTCGTGCCCACCGGCGCGCGCGCCAAGGTCGGCCGGCTGCTTGCCTGGCTGGCGCTGCGCAAGTCGCAGCCACGTGCCTGGCGGGTGCTCAAGGCCTACGGGATGGGCCAGCGCGGCGTATCGCCGGGCGTGGCGCTGAACCGGGCAATGAATGACCTGGTGTTCCGCTGGCCGGCACGCCGCTTCGCCGAAGAGCATCGCGGCCGCACGCACATGTACGAGTTCGACTGGCGCTCGCCGCGCTTCGATGGCGAGCTTGGCGCAGCGCACGGAATGGAACTGCCGTTCGTGTTCGACACGCTGGAGACCACCGCCGTGCCCGAAGGCCTGACCGGCACAATGCCGCCCCAGGACCTCGCCGACCGGATCCACGCCATCTGGGTCCGCTATGCGACGGACGGCACCCTGTCCTGGCCCGAGTTCACGCGAGAGCAGCGCAACGTCTTTCAGCTCGCCGCCGATCGCACCATCCACGAGCCGCCGATGCCCGCGGCTCCGTTCCTGCCCTGA
- a CDS encoding FAD-binding oxidoreductase: MHHEPIARSPIDPAFLARLQDRFGEQLATSDAILGQHGASESHFTPVLPDAVVYARSTQDVVDLVNLCVAAGVPIVAFGAGTSIEGNTVPVRGGVSVNLSEMNRIVAVNAEDFDCVVEAGVRREQLNEHLRDTGLFFPIDPGANATIGGMASTRASGTNAVRYGTMREAVLSLKVVTPEGKVITTARRARKSAAGYDLTRLYIGSEGTLGIVTEVTLRLHPIPEVISSAVCGFETLEGAVQTVVQSIQLGVPLARVEILDDMQIRAVNRWSKMDLAEVTTLFFEFHGSAAGVAEQIEMVGSVAQENGGGEFQWATLAEDRSKLWKARHEAYYAAVNLRPGAVGWTTDVCVPISRLPECIAETKQDLAGASMPATILGHVGDGNFHVIFSIDPNIPAEMEEVEAINTRLVQRALDMEGTCTGEHGIGLGKQPWLVAELGEAVDVMRTIKRAIDPMDLFNPGKIFAL; encoded by the coding sequence GTGCACCACGAACCCATCGCCCGCTCGCCGATCGATCCGGCATTCCTGGCACGGCTGCAGGATCGCTTCGGCGAACAGCTGGCAACCAGCGATGCCATCCTCGGACAGCACGGCGCCAGCGAGTCGCACTTCACCCCCGTCCTGCCCGACGCGGTGGTCTATGCCCGCTCGACGCAAGACGTGGTGGATCTGGTCAACCTCTGCGTCGCGGCCGGCGTGCCAATCGTCGCCTTCGGCGCGGGCACCTCGATCGAGGGCAACACCGTACCGGTGCGCGGCGGCGTCAGCGTCAACCTTTCCGAGATGAACCGCATCGTCGCCGTCAATGCCGAAGACTTCGACTGCGTGGTCGAAGCCGGCGTCCGGCGCGAGCAACTGAACGAGCACTTGCGCGATACAGGGCTGTTCTTCCCGATCGATCCCGGCGCCAATGCCACCATCGGCGGCATGGCATCTACCCGCGCGAGCGGCACGAACGCCGTGCGCTACGGCACCATGCGCGAGGCGGTCCTCAGCCTCAAGGTCGTGACGCCCGAGGGCAAGGTGATCACCACCGCCCGGCGCGCCCGCAAGTCGGCCGCGGGATACGATCTGACGCGGCTGTACATCGGGTCGGAAGGCACGCTGGGGATCGTCACCGAGGTGACCCTGCGCCTGCATCCAATCCCGGAGGTCATCTCCTCGGCCGTATGCGGCTTCGAGACTCTGGAAGGCGCGGTGCAGACGGTGGTGCAGTCGATCCAGCTCGGCGTTCCGCTTGCGCGGGTCGAGATCCTGGACGACATGCAGATCCGCGCCGTCAACCGCTGGTCGAAGATGGACCTCGCCGAAGTCACCACGCTGTTCTTCGAGTTCCATGGCTCTGCCGCGGGCGTCGCCGAGCAGATCGAGATGGTCGGCTCCGTCGCGCAGGAGAACGGTGGCGGCGAGTTCCAGTGGGCCACCTTGGCCGAGGACCGCAGCAAGCTGTGGAAGGCGCGTCACGAAGCCTACTACGCCGCCGTGAACCTGCGTCCCGGAGCGGTCGGCTGGACTACCGATGTTTGCGTGCCAATCAGCCGGCTGCCCGAGTGCATCGCCGAGACCAAGCAGGACCTTGCCGGCGCCAGCATGCCGGCAACGATCCTGGGCCACGTCGGCGACGGTAACTTCCACGTCATCTTCTCGATCGACCCGAACATCCCTGCGGAGATGGAGGAGGTCGAGGCGATCAACACCCGATTGGTGCAGCGCGCGCTCGACATGGAGGGCACCTGCACCGGCGAGCATGGCATCGGGCTTGGCAAGCAGCCCTGGCTGGTCGCCGAACTAGGCGAAGCCGTCGACGTGATGCGCACGATCAAGCGCGCGATCGATCCCATGGACTTGTTCAACCCGGGCAAGATCTTCGCCTTATGA
- a CDS encoding MFS transporter has protein sequence MTAATLAAAPGLEPRRFSAALPALLLLAITVASGSALQGVFSTVQEAAKADLHLTDTQLGLVQGLATSIPLAVLSVPLGLLVDRVHRIRILIVMAIGWVIGSALTAYTHSFALLFVARMLAGLGASTAVTVAISLAADMCPPAQRGRSMLILTLGKWLGTAAAFALGGWLFGRFGTSPFAGLAPWRGVHLALAIGAGAAILTLLALREPPRAERSSVEPLPIKAVFSRLWSMRGFLAPLFGGQVGVVMADAAAAIWAAPVLSREFGLTPDQFAGWMGLVIFGSGVTGSILGGVAADWGVRGGKQGGILIGAVIASAIAIPATLFPIAPSPVLFGVALSVLLTGGTITGLITATAITVTVPNDMRGLCVGLFLAVSGLVAFGVSPTLVTAVSTMLGGEAYLGTALAAVGLLVSVLACWCFIVAKMRTPIG, from the coding sequence ATGACGGCAGCGACCCTCGCGGCTGCGCCTGGCCTGGAGCCACGACGGTTCTCGGCGGCGCTGCCGGCGCTGCTGCTGCTGGCGATCACCGTTGCCAGTGGCAGCGCCCTGCAAGGTGTGTTCTCGACTGTGCAGGAAGCGGCCAAGGCCGACCTGCATCTGACGGACACCCAGCTGGGCCTGGTCCAGGGTCTTGCCACCTCGATCCCGCTGGCGGTGCTGTCGGTGCCGCTGGGGCTGCTGGTCGATCGTGTGCACCGCATCCGCATCCTGATCGTCATGGCCATTGGCTGGGTGATCGGTTCGGCCCTGACCGCCTATACCCACAGCTTCGCGCTTCTGTTCGTCGCGCGCATGCTGGCGGGCCTGGGTGCGAGCACGGCGGTGACCGTGGCGATCTCGTTGGCCGCCGACATGTGTCCGCCGGCGCAGCGCGGCCGGTCCATGCTGATCCTGACACTTGGCAAGTGGCTGGGCACCGCCGCCGCATTCGCACTGGGCGGATGGCTGTTCGGCCGTTTTGGCACATCGCCCTTTGCTGGTCTCGCGCCATGGCGCGGCGTACACCTGGCGCTTGCGATCGGCGCGGGTGCGGCGATCCTCACGTTGCTAGCTTTGCGCGAGCCGCCTCGCGCGGAGCGCAGCAGCGTCGAGCCGCTGCCGATCAAGGCCGTGTTCTCTCGCCTGTGGAGCATGCGCGGCTTCTTGGCGCCGCTGTTCGGCGGTCAGGTCGGCGTCGTCATGGCCGATGCGGCCGCAGCGATCTGGGCCGCCCCCGTCCTCTCGCGCGAGTTCGGGCTGACGCCGGATCAGTTCGCCGGCTGGATGGGGCTGGTGATCTTCGGATCGGGCGTCACTGGGTCGATCCTTGGCGGCGTCGCGGCGGACTGGGGCGTGCGCGGCGGTAAGCAAGGCGGCATCCTCATCGGTGCGGTGATCGCGTCGGCGATCGCGATCCCCGCCACTCTGTTCCCGATTGCCCCCTCCCCCGTGTTGTTCGGCGTGGCCTTGAGCGTATTGCTGACCGGTGGAACCATCACAGGCCTGATCACCGCTACCGCGATCACCGTTACCGTTCCCAACGACATGCGCGGCTTGTGCGTCGGCTTGTTCCTCGCCGTCTCGGGACTGGTCGCCTTCGGTGTGAGCCCGACCCTGGTCACGGCAGTCAGCACGATGCTGGGCGGCGAGGCCTATCTCGGGACCGCGCTGGCAGCAGTCGGCTTGCTGGTCAGCGTGCTCGCCTGCTGGTGCTTCATTGTGGCCAAGATGCGCACACCTATCGGATAG
- a CDS encoding TonB-dependent receptor, translating into MTRFNKAVIRSVLLSGGASLALLSHGAQAQTVTSETAQPQPAEPSDGGIASDGAGVSEIVVTAQKRSERLQDVPASVAVLSTQDLTKQGAVRFEDYATRVPGLTFTSVRTGQAQVTLRGITTGAAQSASSTGYYVDEAPIGSVNAYTGGSSTTPDLDPSDLAQIEVLKGPQGTLYGAGAVGGLLKFVTGQPDFENVTGRIAGGVTSVKKGDVGYSARGLINIPLAKDELVLRVSGFDRRDSGFIDNVTPRLAKDDLNGARVRGFRGLLSAKFGPDVRLDIQAIGQDTKTDGTNSVDVDALTLQPIEGDLKQRRQVRETGFVKFRLYNATVRADLGQIGLVSSTTYQHTRLNQQADASRGLGVALGALLGIPGGIGLRANQTTYSERWVQEVRATGTNLANGLFDAQLGFYYTHEDDSNRVPSYDPLLPSTGAPLPLPNIVTASILSKYEEYSVFGNVTLHLGDRFDVLGGIRYSHDKQDYAQDYAGLLVGGRRINTGDEKANIFTYLVSPRFKINPDMMIYGRVSTGYRPGGPNAVPPPSVYPDAPLQFDPDKLTSYEIGYKASFLDRKVTLDAALFYTDWKDIQIQTSAGGFNFFVNGGSARSKGGEVTLRVMPTRGLSLGLNAGYTLAKLASDAPAAGGIDGDRLPYVPKLQGSLTAEYKTPAFGDFNATIGGAVNHTSSRESDYSNRFSKRLPAYTTFDLRAGLEDERFSLSVFAKNIGDKRGVLVLAQQGLAPSATAGQVYGAAVIQPRTIGAEAAFRF; encoded by the coding sequence ATGACAAGGTTCAACAAGGCGGTGATCCGCAGCGTTCTGCTATCGGGTGGCGCCTCGCTGGCGCTGCTGTCGCACGGCGCGCAGGCGCAGACGGTCACGTCCGAGACTGCGCAGCCGCAGCCCGCGGAGCCGAGCGACGGCGGCATTGCCAGCGACGGCGCCGGCGTCTCCGAGATCGTCGTCACCGCGCAGAAGCGCAGCGAGCGCCTGCAGGATGTCCCCGCCTCCGTCGCCGTGCTGAGCACCCAGGATTTGACCAAGCAGGGCGCGGTCCGCTTCGAGGACTACGCGACGCGCGTTCCCGGCCTCACCTTCACGTCGGTGCGCACCGGCCAGGCGCAAGTGACCTTGCGCGGCATCACCACCGGTGCGGCGCAGTCCGCTTCCTCGACCGGCTACTATGTCGACGAGGCGCCGATCGGCTCGGTCAACGCCTACACCGGCGGCAGCTCGACCACCCCGGACCTCGATCCTTCCGACCTCGCGCAGATCGAAGTGCTCAAGGGCCCGCAAGGCACGCTCTACGGCGCTGGCGCAGTGGGTGGGCTGCTGAAGTTCGTGACCGGCCAGCCCGACTTCGAGAACGTCACCGGCCGCATCGCCGGCGGCGTCACCTCGGTGAAGAAGGGCGATGTCGGCTATTCCGCTCGCGGCCTGATCAACATCCCGCTCGCCAAGGACGAACTGGTCCTGCGCGTCAGCGGCTTCGACCGCCGCGACTCCGGCTTCATCGACAACGTGACGCCGCGGCTCGCCAAGGACGATCTCAATGGCGCGCGTGTCCGCGGTTTCCGCGGGCTGCTGTCCGCCAAGTTCGGTCCGGACGTGCGGCTCGACATCCAGGCCATCGGCCAGGACACCAAGACCGACGGCACCAACTCGGTCGACGTCGATGCGCTGACGCTCCAGCCGATCGAGGGCGATCTGAAGCAGCGCCGCCAAGTGCGGGAGACCGGCTTCGTCAAGTTCCGCCTCTACAACGCCACCGTGCGCGCCGACCTTGGCCAGATCGGCCTGGTTTCCTCAACGACCTACCAGCATACGCGCCTCAACCAGCAGGCCGACGCCTCGCGCGGTCTGGGCGTCGCGCTCGGCGCGCTGCTCGGCATCCCGGGCGGCATCGGCTTGCGCGCCAACCAGACGACTTACTCGGAGCGTTGGGTGCAGGAAGTGCGCGCCACGGGCACGAACCTCGCGAACGGCCTCTTCGATGCGCAGCTGGGCTTCTACTACACGCACGAGGACGACTCCAACCGCGTTCCCAGCTACGATCCGCTGCTACCCTCGACCGGCGCCCCGCTGCCGCTCCCCAACATCGTCACCGCCTCTATCCTGTCGAAGTACGAGGAATACTCGGTGTTCGGCAACGTGACCCTGCACCTGGGCGATCGCTTCGATGTGCTGGGCGGCATCCGCTACAGCCACGACAAGCAGGACTACGCGCAGGATTACGCCGGGCTTCTGGTCGGCGGCCGGCGGATCAACACCGGCGACGAGAAGGCGAACATCTTCACCTATCTCGTGAGCCCGCGCTTCAAGATCAATCCGGACATGATGATCTACGGCCGGGTCTCCACCGGCTATCGCCCGGGTGGCCCCAACGCGGTGCCGCCGCCGTCGGTCTACCCCGATGCGCCGCTGCAGTTCGATCCCGACAAGCTGACCAGCTACGAGATCGGCTACAAGGCATCGTTCCTGGACCGCAAGGTGACGCTGGACGCGGCTTTGTTCTACACCGACTGGAAGGACATCCAGATCCAGACCAGCGCCGGCGGGTTCAACTTCTTCGTCAACGGCGGTTCGGCGCGCAGCAAGGGCGGCGAGGTCACGCTGCGGGTCATGCCGACGCGCGGGCTCTCGCTCGGCCTCAATGCCGGCTACACGCTTGCCAAGCTGGCGTCCGATGCGCCGGCGGCCGGAGGCATCGATGGCGATCGCCTGCCTTACGTGCCCAAGCTGCAGGGATCGTTGACGGCGGAGTACAAGACGCCGGCATTCGGCGACTTCAACGCCACGATCGGCGGTGCGGTCAACCACACCAGCTCGCGCGAGTCGGACTACAGCAATCGGTTCTCCAAGCGCTTGCCCGCCTACACCACGTTCGACCTGCGCGCCGGACTTGAGGACGAGCGCTTCAGCCTGTCAGTGTTCGCCAAGAACATCGGCGACAAGCGCGGCGTGCTGGTCCTCGCACAGCAGGGCCTCGCCCCCAGCGCCACCGCCGGCCAGGTCTATGGCGCGGCCGTGATCCAGCCGCGTACGATCGGCGCGGAGGCGGCGTTCCGCTTCTGA
- a CDS encoding AraC family transcriptional regulator produces the protein MQVYMGPGEVPETDIQPDAIRILFDLGRNGQATLTIGDHGCEGASDMVFIVDRAGCQEVIGVVPDATGEWHLPSEQRAMVMAILQCSLPEPAGQTLRTVKAVELLCALSTDLASGRLVRADGGGELCELDTQRIISARRMIDERWHEKLTVDSIARACGVNRAKLTRGFRLIFGCTIADAIAENRLSGARKMLFATDLPIAAIGYRCGYLNNAAFTRAFSRRFGTAPSSLRASGVLAA, from the coding sequence ATGCAAGTGTACATGGGACCGGGCGAAGTACCCGAGACAGATATCCAGCCAGACGCCATCCGCATCCTCTTCGATCTTGGGCGCAACGGACAAGCGACACTGACGATCGGCGACCATGGTTGCGAAGGCGCCAGCGACATGGTCTTCATCGTCGACCGAGCGGGTTGCCAAGAGGTTATCGGTGTCGTTCCGGATGCCACCGGCGAGTGGCACTTGCCCAGCGAGCAGCGCGCCATGGTGATGGCAATCCTGCAGTGCAGCCTGCCCGAACCCGCCGGGCAGACGCTGCGCACGGTCAAGGCCGTGGAGCTGCTCTGCGCCCTCTCCACCGATCTTGCGAGCGGGCGGCTGGTCCGCGCCGATGGCGGAGGCGAGCTGTGCGAGCTCGACACCCAGCGCATCATCTCGGCGCGGCGCATGATAGACGAGCGCTGGCACGAGAAGCTGACCGTGGACTCGATCGCCAGGGCCTGCGGCGTCAACCGCGCCAAGCTGACGCGGGGCTTCCGGCTGATCTTCGGTTGCACCATCGCCGATGCGATCGCCGAGAACCGTCTCAGCGGCGCGCGCAAGATGCTGTTCGCCACCGACCTGCCGATCGCAGCGATCGGCTATCGCTGCGGTTACCTTAACAACGCGGCGTTCACCCGCGCGTTCTCTCGCCGCTTCGGAACGGCACCCAGTTCGCTACGGGCAAGCGGGGTTCTCGCCGCGTGA